Genomic DNA from Nomascus leucogenys isolate Asia chromosome 10, Asia_NLE_v1, whole genome shotgun sequence:
gaatgggcaaaagcagCAGCTGTGCTGTTAGGAGCTGGAGTGAATACCGTGAGCCCAGACCCCTGGGATGAGATCCACAGACGTGGCCCAGTGCCTTACTCGTttgatgcctcagtttccccatctgtaccaTGGGGATAACAACAGTGCATGCCTCATCGGTTGGTTATGATGCTAAACAAGCTGGATTTTAAAAAGGTATGGCCCACCAGACTCACTCTGTGTTTGCTGTTATCAGAACCCCGTCCTCAGACCCTGGCCTGACACCACCTCTTACTCCCTCTCATGCCTCTTAGTCACTTCCTGAGAGTCTGCAGCAGACGACACAGCTTCCCCTAGCCCGTCTGCTCCCCCACACAGTGGGCATGGGAACATCCTTAACATGCACCTCAGTGTGAAACCAACGCGCCGAGATCACGCACCAAGTTCCCGTAAGTATTCTGCATTCATtaccttattttttgttttgagacgaagtctcactctgttgcccaggctggagtagggcagtggcgccatctcagctcactgcaacctccgcctcctgggttcaagtgatcctcccacctcagcctccagagtggctgggattacaggtgtccaccatcgtgcctggctaatttttgtatttttagtggagtcggggtttcagcatgttagccgagctgggcttgaactcctgagctcaagtgatccacccacctgagcctcccaaagtgctgcgatttcaggtatgagccactgcacccagccttattgaATTTCCAAAACAGTCCCTTCCCAGGAGGGGCATTACTACTAGTCCTGTTTTAGGAGGTGGGTGCTGAGACCTGTGGTCACTTGCCCTTCCTGGACAGCCTGGCACCTAAACCCTTCCCTGCACTGTGAGTCTTGAAGGCAGACCTAGGCTCCAGTGATGTGCACTGGACCGTCCAGGTGGCTGTTCCCAGATGCCCTCGCAGCCCGGCACAGGCTATACCTGCCCCAGCCCTTGACTCTGAGCCAGAAGCTGAAGCAGAGAGCAAGGCAGTGACCGTGGGGGGCTCGGACGCAAAGCAGCAACCATGGAGGGTTTGACATAGAacccctcccaggctcaggcgctGGGCAGGCAGGAACCAAAAGGACCAGGGTGAAGCCAGCCCCAAGACTGGGCGGCAGGGGAGTGGTCAGACCAGCGCTCTCATCCTCCACTTTCCAAAGCCCGGCAACTGCCCTTCATCCACCCGGCAGAGGCTGGAGATTTCCTCTCTGGAGAGAAGGAACCGGGGTTGCTCGCTGAGCTGACAAGAGGCGGCACCCTGGAAAGATGCAGCTGGCCAAGGCCTGCCCTCCATACGGAGCACCCTCCTTGGCCAATGGCTCCAGCTAAAGAGAGGATTCCTTGCGTGGCAGAACGGGCCACCCGAGACCTACCAACACCGACACTCAGGACCCCAGTCAAACAGAGTGGCCTTAGCAAGGGAGGTGGGTGCCATTATCATCACTCGCGGATGTGGAACTCATGCCCAGAGGGTATGACCAACCTGTCGGTCCCCAGCCAGGAAGCTGAAGGGCTCAGACGCGAACCTGACTCAGTGTGGCGCTCGGCAGGTCCCTTCCGGGAGCCTCATCCCTGCCTCAGTAGGATGGAGGTGGGGACAGCCCTCCTGAGGACACATTTCCTGCACTGCTTCCCACAGCTGCGCCCAGACTCCCAGGGCCTCTCTCATGCCAAGAGAGTCTGCGGCGGGAGCCAAGACAGCCGACCCCAGAAGCCCCGGGCACCCCAGACGCTCGGCCCTGGGAGGGTGGCAGTGCCGGACAGAGTCCAGACAGAGCTCAGACTCCGGGTCTACACACAGTGACTTTATTACTCTATGGATGCTGGTGAACTGCCCTCCCCAACCAGCTTCACGGGGGCAGGCATCTCTGTCCATCCCATGCCTTAGGGTCACAGGGGGCAGCGAGACCAAGGAGACCACAGCCAGGTCCTGGGTTCAGCTTGTCAGAGCCATCACCCGCTGCCTCCCCCTGACCCCCAATCCGTCCTGCGGGAGGAGAATTCCTAGGGACAAGACCCAGACCCCTTTCCTTTAGCCTCCGCTTCATCAAGGGGGCCTGGCCTGCGCCCGAGCTCCTCCTCGCCTGCCCCTCAGGGGTCCCAGGTCCTCACCTCTGCTCTTCAGGCAGGAAAAGGGCGGGGAGAGAGGAATGGACGAGGGAAAGGGAGGCTGGGccgcaggagagagaagaggggggAAGGAGGAGACATTAGGGAGAGGCCCCTTCACACAGTGAGAGAGGCCGGGAAATCAGGGagaaggtggggctggggtgagACCTGAGAAGGAAAGTGAAATTTGGGGGGAAAGGAGTTGGAAAGGAATAGAGAGGAAGGCGTTGGGAAGTTCAGACAAGGGAGGCGCAGGTGGAGGAGGGCAacgggagggaaggaggaggggaagaggccAAGTGGcgcagggagagaggagggacgGCCCGGGGGCAGCACCAACGGCGGGAGGCGGCGCGGGCCAGGAGGCAGCTAACCCAAGGGCCAGGGCGGGAAGGGGCCTCCACCATCGGGGCCCGGAGCTACCGCCCCCTGCGCGCTGGCCGCTGCCCGGCCATGGATGCGCTGGTGGCGCAGTACGTGCTCGCGGCGCCCGAAGCCCTTGCCACACTCCCAGCAGGCAAAGGGCCGCGCTCCCGAGTGCGTCTTGCGGTGGCGCACCAGGTGCTCGCGCCAGTAGAAGGTCTTGCCACACTCGCAGCACGCGTGGGGCTTCTCACGGGCGGGCAGAGGGCGCAGCGCGGGCCCGGGGCTGCCGGGGTGCGTGTCGCGGTGGCGCCGCAGGTGCTCCTTGCGCCGAAAGGCCTTCCCGCACTCAGGGCAGGCGTGCGGCTTCTCGCCCGAGTGGCTCTGCCGGTGGCGCAGCAGGTGAGCTGGTTTCAGGGACGTTTTGCCGCACTCGGGGCAGGACGTGGTGCCCGGGGCCGCCAGGAAGGCGGGCAGGCCAGGCGCCAGCGGGGGGCTGCTGGGCTCCTGCTTGTAGGGGCGCACAGCCTGGGAGTCCCCAGGCGCCGGCCCCTCAGCCCCAGGGGCGGTGCCTGCTGGGAAAAGAAACAGAGTCAGCATCTGGTTCGGCACGAGGGCGGGGCAAGGACAGCACAGGctggggtggaggcagggagggaacgCTTAAAGGCAGAAACCACTGGGGTGGGAAGAGGGCTGTGGGCTTCTTATTCATTCCTGTGTCCCGGTATCTagtagtgcctggcatacagtcaATGCCCAATACATAATAGATGATGGCTGGCTGGATGATGGATGAGTAGATGAAGAATGTGTGGGTGGATGATGGGTGGATCAATGTCCagatgatggatgggtgggtgtgtgagtgagtgagtagatagatggatgggtgggtgatgGATGCATAGATGAATGCGTGGGTGgatgatggatagatgatggagggatggatggatgatgggtggatgaatgtacagatgatggatggatgggtgggtggatgggtagatgatggatggatgacagAGGGATGGTGGGATTGGTGTAAGGGGGAACATgtgaaggatggatggatgccTGGGCGAATGATAGagggatggatgggtgaatgggtgggtaTATGATAGAGGAATGGATAGGTGGAGGGTGGATGATGGCTAGAtgggtgcatggatggatggatgcatggatgaacCTCCAACCCCAAGGCCCACCCATACCCCCAATGCCTGCTCCTTGGGTCCGAACCCTGGGGCTCCTCAAGGGCTGGGGTCCAAGTCTGTCCTTGTCCTGGTGCCAGGATCGTTCACTGAACCCCCTCCCTGGTGCTGGGGGCTGGCAGGGAGAACCAGGGAGGCCAGCGGCTCACCTAAGGGAATCATCCCGCTGTCCTCCTTTCCACCTGTGGCCCTGGGGCCCTGCGTCACATCCTGAGGCACCCTCGTTGCTGACGACCCATTGGGGGAGGCTGCTGGCCCCTGAAATGAGAGCACAGTTTTGAACTCAGAAACCTGAGCGAGGGCCTctatttctccctctccccaccaccgTCGACCAGCTGTGCAATCCCACCCCTGCAGCGGGGAAGCCACAGTCATGCTGGGCGACACTGAAGCCGCCCCACAGAGAGGCCCACAGGTGAGGACCAAGGCCTCCTGCCAGGGAGCCATCTTGAAGCCACCAACCTTCAAATGACAGCCCGGCCAACACTGCACTGTGACCTTACAGGAGACCCTGGGCCAGGTCCGCGTGCCCAAGCCACTCGcagactcctgacccacagaggCTTTCTGAGCTGACAGATGTTACTGTTTTACACCCCTGAGTTTTGGGTGACTTGTCAggaagcaagaaataactaatacaCCTGTCTCAGATCAGCTTCATCCTGCCCTTTGGATAAAGTGCAAGCTCCTTAACAAAATGCAGAATATACAAGCTACTTTTAACTTGGGAAAAAAGTAAACTAAGTTCAGAAGCAATTTTTCTCGGTGTGAAACGGCAGAACAGCTGCCAAGCAGGATGGCACCAGCTAGGAagaccaaaaatttaaaaagtttcagTCCAACTCTGGTTGTGGTTTCTTTGCCCTACTACATCATTCCTCAAAACCACGTCCCCAAGGGAAGGGGATGAGAATTCTTCTGGTGCCAATGACAGCTAAGCCACATACCACACCTTTTCCccgtttcaaatatttttggccAGATGAGTACCTGCATCATAAAGCAATCGTTGGTGTGAAAATTAGCAATGcctaggccaggcgaggtggctcatgcctgtaatcccagcactttgggaggctgaggcaggcgaatcacaaggtgaggagtttgagaccagcttggccaacatggtgaaatcctgtctctactaaagatacaaaaattagctgggcgtggtgccatgcacctgtagtcaaaGCTACTccggacgctgaggcaggagaatcacttgaaccccggaggtggaggttgcagtgagccgagatcatgccactgcactccagcctgggcaacagagtgagactc
This window encodes:
- the ZNF444 gene encoding zinc finger protein 444 isoform X1 — translated: MEVAVPVKQEAEGLALDSPWHRFRRFHLGDAPGPREALGLLRALCRDWLRPEVHTKEQMLELLVLEQFLSALPADTQAWVCSRQPQSGEEAVALLEELWGPAASPNGSSATRVPQDVTQGPRATGGKEDSGMIPLAGTAPGAEGPAPGDSQAVRPYKQEPSSPPLAPGLPAFLAAPGTTSCPECGKTSLKPAHLLRHRQSHSGEKPHACPECGKAFRRKEHLRRHRDTHPGSPGPALRPLPAREKPHACCECGKTFYWREHLVRHRKTHSGARPFACWECGKGFGRREHVLRHQRIHGRAAASAQGAVAPGPDGGGPFPPWPLG
- the ZNF444 gene encoding zinc finger protein 444 isoform X2, producing MEVAVPVKQEAEGLALDSPWHRFRRFHLGDAPGPREALGLLRALCRDWLRPEVHTKEQMLELLVLEQFLSALPADTQAWVCSRQPQSGEEAVALLEELWGPAASPNGSSATRVPQDVTQGPRATGGKEDSGMIPLGTAPGAEGPAPGDSQAVRPYKQEPSSPPLAPGLPAFLAAPGTTSCPECGKTSLKPAHLLRHRQSHSGEKPHACPECGKAFRRKEHLRRHRDTHPGSPGPALRPLPAREKPHACCECGKTFYWREHLVRHRKTHSGARPFACWECGKGFGRREHVLRHQRIHGRAAASAQGAVAPGPDGGGPFPPWPLG